Genomic DNA from Methanosarcina sp. MTP4:
CAGCCCCCGGCATGTTTCGCAGGGTTCCGTGTTCTCAATATTTCCTGTCCCCTTACATTTTTCACATTCTGCACCGTTTTTAAGTAAACTGTCAATATCGTTTTGCGAAATTTTCATTAAATCAACGGATTTAGCCTTGCCTTTCCCCTTACACTGGGGACAGACCTCGGTTGAAATTACTCTATAACCACGCCCGTGGCAATCTGGACATTCCTTACTCATGAATATCAACACCGGGGTATATTTTGAACCTGCGTTTTCACGCACTCATTTTGCTCTTCAAAATCGTAATTCAAGTTCTAATCGCTTCCTAAAATCGCTTCCTGAGCGTGTACTCTCGCATCGCTGTCTGCGCTTAGATCACTTTATGCATTTATTAATTTATTGTTTGTGGGGTAGATCTCAATCAAATAGGGTCTTTCAACTCCCCTCATGGTCCCAATAAAAAATTTCCAAAGAAACAAGGAGCCAGGAAGAGTCCTTATATGGATTTGCCTGTTTTAAGAGGATTAATCCATGATAAAAAACCTGTAAACCCGGAAATGCTCTTAGAGCAGGAATTTTCAGGCATAATTCCCCGGATAGAGAATAATTATTTAATGATAAGCCCAATTTAAATATAATGAATAAGAGGGGCATATTATTATGAACGGTTTTACCAGTCCATTATTAGTTCCTGTATTAATAGTTGTATTATTAATACTCTCACAGGCAATAAAAATGGTAAATGAGTACGAGCGCGTCGTTATTTTCAGGTTAGGACGCCTCAGTGGCGTGAAGGGGCCGGGGATTTTCCTGATCATTCCCTTTATCGATAGGGCCGTAAAAATCGACCTGAGAGTTGTCACAATCGACGTTCCGAAACAGGCCGTGATTACAAAGGACAACGTGACAGTTGAAGTTGACGCAGTTGTCTATTACAAAGTCATGGAACCCGGAGCTGCCATCACCCAGGTCGAGAACTACATGTTCGCAACTTCCACCCTCTCCCAGACCACCCTAAGGGACGTGCTGGGGCAGATGGAACTTGACCAGGTGCTCTCAGAGCGGGAAAACATCAATATGGAAATCCAGGAACTGCTCGACGCCTCCACTGACCCCTGGGGCATCAAGGTTACAGGAGTCACTATCAGAGACGTCGCCCTGCCCGAGAACATGAAAAGAGCAATCGCAAAGCAGGCGGAAGCCGAGAGAGAAAAGCGGGCCAGGATCATCCTTGCAGAAGGGGAATTCCAGGCAGCCCAGAAGATGAAAGATGCCGCTACCCTCTACCAGGGAGTACCCGCGGCCATCAAGCTAAGGGAACTCCAGACTCTTGCCGAGATTGCCAAGGAAAAGAACCTCATAGTGGTAACGCAGTCCGGAACCGTGGAAACCGGAAACATAGCCGCCCTTTCCCAGGCAATTTCCGGAAAGAAAATAGAATGAAGGGCAGAAGGACCGTGGTATAAACAAGAAAGGAACGATAAACATGAGTGTGGAAAGGGTTTCCCGTTTCCTCCCTGTTTTATTCCTGTGCTGCATCCTTGCGACAGCATTCGGCACCCCTGCAGGGGCTGGACCAGAGGAAAAGGTACTCGTACTCGAAATTGCCGGAGCCATCACTCCGGCATCCGATAACGTCATAGTTGATGCAATCGAAAAGGCTGAAAACGAGGACTTTGAAGCCCTGGTGATCAGCCTGGACACGCCGGGTGGCGGCCTTGAAGAGACCCAGGTGTTTATAAAAGAGATGGAGAACACGAGCGTGCCGGTTATCGGCTACGTCCCCGAAAGTGGGAAAGCCTGGTCTGCAGGGACCCTGATCCTGATGGGAACCGATATCGCAGCCATGGCCCCGTTCACCGTCATTGGCTCCGCCCAGCCCGTGCAGATGTCTGCCGAAGGCACCGAGCCTGTGGAAGATGAGAAGATCATCAACGCCCTGGTTAAGTTCTCGGTTTCCACCGCAAAAAAGCACGGGAGAAACGAGACCTTTGCAGAAGAAGTCATTACCAAAAACAAAAACCTTGATGCTGAAGAAGCTCTGGCTTCGGGAGTGATCGAATACGTCTCTCCTTCAATACCCGACCTCCTTGACCAGGTAGATGGAGAGGAAGTAAAGGGAAAGACCCTGGAAACTGGAAATGCAAGGACCGAAACCTACGAACCTCCTTTACCCCTGGCATTTCTCAGGCTGATCTCAAACCCGGTTATCTCATCCCTCCTCCTGACCATAGGGCTCTACGGGATAATTTTCGGGATATCGAATCCCGGTGCAGGAGCTGAAATTTTCGGGGTCATCGCAATCGTGCTCGGACTGATAGGAACGGGCTTTGACGTCAACATCGGCGCCATTTTCCTCATTATCGTGGGAGTAGGACTCATGCTTCTGGAGATCCAGTCCCCGGGTTTCGGGGTCTTCGGGATTGCAGGCCTGGTAAGCCTTGTGATAGGGAGTATTTTCCTCGTACCCATGGGGGCTGAAAACATCTATACCCCTGAATTCCGGAGGACGCTAACCCTTACCATAGTCACCCCGACAATCGTTTTCGGGCTTTTCCTGGTCTTTGCGGTCTACAAAGTAGCCGAGTCCCGGAAGAAAAAACCAGTTA
This window encodes:
- a CDS encoding slipin family protein, with the protein product MNGFTSPLLVPVLIVVLLILSQAIKMVNEYERVVIFRLGRLSGVKGPGIFLIIPFIDRAVKIDLRVVTIDVPKQAVITKDNVTVEVDAVVYYKVMEPGAAITQVENYMFATSTLSQTTLRDVLGQMELDQVLSERENINMEIQELLDASTDPWGIKVTGVTIRDVALPENMKRAIAKQAEAEREKRARIILAEGEFQAAQKMKDAATLYQGVPAAIKLRELQTLAEIAKEKNLIVVTQSGTVETGNIAALSQAISGKKIE
- a CDS encoding nodulation protein NfeD, with the protein product MSVERVSRFLPVLFLCCILATAFGTPAGAGPEEKVLVLEIAGAITPASDNVIVDAIEKAENEDFEALVISLDTPGGGLEETQVFIKEMENTSVPVIGYVPESGKAWSAGTLILMGTDIAAMAPFTVIGSAQPVQMSAEGTEPVEDEKIINALVKFSVSTAKKHGRNETFAEEVITKNKNLDAEEALASGVIEYVSPSIPDLLDQVDGEEVKGKTLETGNARTETYEPPLPLAFLRLISNPVISSLLLTIGLYGIIFGISNPGAGAEIFGVIAIVLGLIGTGFDVNIGAIFLIIVGVGLMLLEIQSPGFGVFGIAGLVSLVIGSIFLVPMGAENIYTPEFRRTLTLTIVTPTIVFGLFLVFAVYKVAESRKKKPVIGAIIGDSARTIEAISPDKPGFIRYSGEYWQARSEEEIGKGEKVEIIGKEQEMLVVKRKS